A single region of the Brachypodium distachyon strain Bd21 chromosome 3, Brachypodium_distachyon_v3.0, whole genome shotgun sequence genome encodes:
- the LOC100831445 gene encoding transcription factor MYBS2 yields the protein MELQGEAAEAGTKKAAVVFRLFGVEVHGEADEDEDGMSVELRKSSSMPNLNLASSAADPPPPAGEDEKGYASDDDGVPASTPQLKRRRRKANERKKGIPWTEEEHRKFLDGLKQLGKGDWRGISRSFVPTRTATQVASHAQKHFLRQTNPGKKKRRASLFDVVAVNGHDDELPSPQSYTAATKPAPAEEILHTDRGDVPIPSYPGGVVRGNNMQVDQPADHMNKKKSKESMSLAAMATSRLELELALASSSASILELSIAPPRRAMADGIKAL from the exons ATGGAGCTGCAGGGGGAGGCCGCGGAGGCCGGgacgaagaaggcggcggtggTCTTCAGGCTGTTCGGCGTCGAGGTCCACGGCGAGGCGGACGAGGATGAGGACGGGATGTCCGTGGAGCTCCGGAAGAGCTCCAGCATGCCCAACCTCAacctcgcctcctccgccgccgacccgccgccgccggccggcgaaGACGAGAAGGGCTAcgcctccgacgacgacggcgtgcCGGCGTCCACCCCGCAGCtcaagcgccgccgccgcaaggcaAACGAGCGGAAGAAAG GGATCCCgtggacggaggaggagcacagGAAGTTCCTGGACGGGCTGAAGCAGCTGGGCAAAGGGGACTGGAGGGGTATCTCCAGGAGCTTCGTGCCCACCAGGACGGCCACGCAGGTGGCCAGCCACGCCCAGAAGCACTTCCTCCGCCAGACCAACCCCGGCAAGAAGAAGCGCCGCGCCAGCCTCTTCGACGTCGTCGCCGTCAACGGGCACGACGACGAG CTGCCGAGTCCTCAGAGTTATACTGCTGCAACCAAGCCTGCTCCTGCCGAGGAGATTCTCCACACCGACCGCGGCGACGTGCCT ATACCAAGTTATCCCGGAGGGGTCGTCAGAGGCAATAACATGCAG GTTGATCAACCGGCTGATCACATGAATAAGAAGAAATCGAAGGAGTCAATGTCGctggccgccatggccacctCCAGGCTAGAGCTGGAGCTGGCGCTGGCATCCTCCTCTGCCAGCATCCTGGAGCTCAGCATCGCGCCTCCTCGACGCGCCATGGCCGATGGCATCAAGGCGCTGTGA
- the LOC112268496 gene encoding pentatricopeptide repeat-containing protein At5g11310, mitochondrial-like translates to MLARPVRLPASNEPAAAAAAAEAATVVSILSGADPDRLPASGINPDPSLLPHLRQSLTTIPESAFPALARWTGPATAVSLLASRGLFAASWRLLLSPSSPPPPLDAFAPLIRRYARLGRATAALRAFHFLRRHPDRYSVVDGGDCSPAATCLLNMTVGALCKEGHPRPAAKLIQRCRHEEGTLPAPDERTYNMLLDGWSSARRLEKVEKLWAEMRLAGVRSTVVSYGTLIKALCMMQHPDKAASLLDEMREQGIEANLLTCNPIVYSLALAGRFQDAYKLLEKFPLYGVAPNISTFNSLVLGYCKYGDLAGASSVLKAMIGRGILPTAKTYNYFFVFFAKTCNVELGMNLYNKMVNNGYAPDQITYNLLIKMLCEANRLELVVQMIKEMKTSGFESDLATSTMLIHLLCRSHQFEEACVEFEDMFRRGLVPQYITYRMLMKEIKRLGLVELVEKLTNLMRSVPHSTKLPGSYREKEGDDAREKRRLILDKAQAVSNVLKVCKDPKELHKLKNDEETIVEVADRVVANIRKRVYGGVSRGLG, encoded by the coding sequence ATGCTGGCCAGGCCGGTGCGGCTCCCCGCTTCCAAcgaacccgccgccgccgccgcagcagcagaagcagccacAGTAGTTTCCATCCTCAGCGGCGCGGACCCGGACCGGCTCCCAGCGTCCGGCATCAACCCGGACCCCTCcctgctccctcacctccgccAGTCGCTCACCACCATCCCGGAGTCCGCCTTCCCGGCGCTCGCCCGTTGGACcggccccgccaccgccgtttCCCTTCTCGCCTCCCGCGGCCTCTTCGCTGCCTCCTGGCGCCTTCTCCTGTCACCTTCCTCGCCGCCCCCACCCCTCGACGCCTTCGCCCCGCTCATCCGCCGGTACGCCCGCCTTggccgcgccaccgccgccctccgcgccTTCcacttcctccgccgccaccccgacCGCTACTCGGTGGTTGATGGTGGTGACTGCTCCCCCGCGGCGACATGCCTTCTAAACATGACCGTCGGGGCGCTCTGCAAGGAGGGCCACCCGCGGCCGGCCGCAAAGCTCATCCAGCGGTGCCGGCACGAGGAGGGGACCCTGCCGGCACCCGACGAAAGGACCTACAACATGCTCCTGGACGGCTGGTCCAGTGCTCGCCGGCTAGAAAAGGTGGAGAAGCTCTGGGCCGAGATGCGTCTAGCGGGCGTGCGCTCGACGGTGGTCTCTTATGGGACTCTCATCAAGGCGCTTTGTATGATGCAGCATCCGGACAAGGCTGCGTCTCTTCTCGACGAGATGCGGGAGCAGGGGATTGAAGCGAATCTGCTTACCTGCAACCCCATTGTGTACTCGCTCGCGCTGGCTGGCCGATTTCAGGACGCCTACAAGTTGCTCGAGAAATTTCCTCTTTACGGAGTCGCGCCTAATATCTCAACATTCAACTCGCTCGTGCTGGGTTACTGCAAATATGGGGACCTTGCCGGGGCTAGCAGTGTGCTCAAGGCGATGATAGGGAGGGGTATCCTGCCAACCGCCAAAACATATAACTatttcttcgtcttctttgCCAAGACCTGCAACGTTGAGCTGGGGATGAATCTTTATAACAAGATGGTTAACAATGGCTATGCGCCAGACCAGATCACTTATAACCTCTTGATCAAGATGTTGTGTGAGGCTAATCGACTTGAATTAGTGGTACAGATGATAAAGGAGATGAAAACTAGTGGTTTTGAGTCAGATCTGGCAACAAGCACCATGCTGATACATTTGCTTTGCCGAAGTCATCAGTTTGAGGAAGCTTGCGTGGAGTTTGAAGACATGTTTCGGAGAGGGCTTGTTCCCCAGTATATCACTTACCGGATGCTTATGAAAGAGATCAAACGGCTCGGTTTGGTTGAGCTGGTTGAGAAGTTGACCAATCTAATGCGCTCAGTACCACATTCTACAAAATTGCCTGGCAGCTACAGAGAAAAGGAAGGTGATGATGCTAGAGAAAAGAGGAGATTAATATTGGACAAAGCTCAGGCCGTTTCAAATGTTCTGAAGGTGTGTAAAGATCCTAAGGAGTTGCACAAGTTAAAAAATGATGAAGAAACTATTGTTGAGGTCGCAGATAGAGTAGTCGCCAACATTAGGAAAAGAGTATATGGTGGCGTCTCTAGGGGACTAGGATAA